A stretch of Macadamia integrifolia cultivar HAES 741 chromosome 7, SCU_Mint_v3, whole genome shotgun sequence DNA encodes these proteins:
- the LOC122084437 gene encoding pre-mRNA cleavage factor Im 25 kDa subunit 1, protein MENGTISSLNNNISGGYVLDIYPLSGYYFGSKEAIANKDETLADRVQRLKTNYAANGLRTCVEGVILVELFKHPHLLVLQVRNSFYKLPGGRLRPGESDIAGLKRKLSSKLSVIEHGLDDDWEIGECLGMWWRPDFETIFFPYLPPNTRRPKECTKLFLVKLPANRKFIVPRNMKLLAIPLCQIHGNHKTYGPIISGVPQLLSKFSFNIIES, encoded by the exons ATGGAAAATGGAACTATTTCTTCTTTAAATAATAACATCAGTGGTGGTTATGTTCTGGACATTTACCCTCTTAGCGGTTACTACTTTGGATCCAAAGAAGCCATTGCAAACAAAGACGAAACTTTAGCTGATCGTGTACAGAGGCTGAAAACCAA CTACGCCGCGAACGGTTTGAGGACCTGTGTCGAAGGAGTTATCCTG gtTGAGCTGTTTAAACATCCTCATTTGTTGGTACTGCAAGTAAGGAACTCTTTCTATAAGCTTCCTGGCGGCCGCTTAAGACCTGGTGAATCAG ATATTGCTGGGCTGAAGCGCAAGCTTTCGAGCAAGCTCTCTGTTATTGAACATGGCTTGGACGATGACTGGGAG ATAGGAGAATGCCTTGGAATGTGGTGGAGGCCTGACTTTGAAACtatattttttccatatttgcCACCAAATACAAGAAGGCCCAAG GAGTGCACAAAACTCTTTCTTGTGAAGTTGCCTGCTAATAGGAAGTTCATTGTACCAAGAAATATGAAATTGCTTGCTATTCCACTTTGCCAAATCCATGGAAATCATAAG ACATATGGTCCAATCATTTCAGGAGTCCCACAGCTGCTATCAAAATTCTCCTTCAACATCATTGAAAGTTGA
- the LOC122084436 gene encoding mitogen-activated protein kinase kinase 2, giving the protein MRKGGFSSKLKLTIPSDETPVTGFLTQSGTFKDGDLLVNKDGVRILSRNEDVPPTLIKASDNQLTLADIDVIKVIGRGNGGIVQLVQHKWTGQFFALKVIPMNIQEPIRKQIAQELKINQSAQCPYVVVCYQSFYDNGVISIVLEYMDGGSLADFLKKVKTIPESYLAAISKQVLIGLFYLHHDKHIIHRDLKPSNLLINHMGAVKITDFGVSTIKESTSGQANTFVGTYNYMSPERISGGVYSYKSDIWSLGLVLLECATGKFPYSSPEDEGWDNFYELMEAIVDQPAPCAPSDQFSPEFCSFISACVRKDPKDRQSARELMEHPFISMYEDLNTDLAAYFTNAGSPLATF; this is encoded by the exons ATGAGGAAAGGGGGCTTCAGCTCAAAGCTCAAGCTTACTATTCCGTCCGATGAAACTCCGGTCACTGGATTCTT AACTCAAAGCGGCACGTTCAAAGATGGGGATCTGCTAGTCAACAAAGATGGAGTTCGAATTCTCTCTCGAAACGAGGATGTACCG CCAACCCTTATAAAGGCATCAGACAACCAATTGACCTTAGCTGACATTGATGTAATTAAAGTGATTGGAAGGGGTAATGGAGGGATTGTGCAGCTTGTGCAACACAAGTGGACTGGCCAATTTTTTGCTCTGAAG GTTATACCAATGAATATCCAGGAGCCTATTCGCAAACAGATTGCACAGGAATTGAAGATTAATCAGTCAGCCCAGTGTCCATATGTTGTCGTATGTTACCAGTCATTCTATGACAATGGTGTGATATCAATTGTTTTGGAATACATGGATGGTGGTTCTCTTGCAGATTTTCTAAAGAAAGTCAAAACAATTCCAGAGTCATATCTTGCTGCCATCAGTAAGCAG GTGCTGATTGGTTTGTTCTATCTTCATCATGACAAGCATATAATTCATAGGGACTTGAAACCTTCTAATTTGCTAATAAATCATATGGGAGCAGTCAAGATAACTGATTTTGGTGTGAGTACCATAAAGGAAAGCACCTCTGGCCAGGCAAATACCTTTGTTGGCACTTACAACTATATGTCT CCAGAGAGAATCAGTGGAGGTGTATACAGCTACAAAAGTGATATTTGGAGCTTGGGATTAGTTTTACTAGAGTGTGCAACAGGAAAATTTCCATATTCCTCTCCAGAAGATGAAGGATGGGATAACTTTTATGAGCTTATGGAAGCAATTGTGGACCAACCAGCACCTTGTGCACCTTCTGATCAGTTTTCTCCAGAGTTCTGCTCTTTTATTTCGGCATG TGTACGGAAAGACCCAAAAGATAGACAGTCAGCACGTGAACTAATG GAACATCCTTTCATCAGCATGTATGAAGACTTAAATACTGATCTTGCTGCTTACTTCACCAATGCTGGGTCTCCCCTTGCGAcattttga